In Setaria italica strain Yugu1 chromosome I, Setaria_italica_v2.0, whole genome shotgun sequence, the genomic window TCCAGCCCACCCACGATTGGCCTCAGACCATGCAGGTCAACAGTTGTGGCCCTTGCGCCGGCACAAAGGCACGGCCCATCATAGGAGGAAATGGCACACAATTTAGGTAATAAAATGTATTATAATTTAGTTACACGAACTAACCATTTCAATTTAAAAACTAAATTTATATATCAGAAAAGATGAAAAATTCacttatatttcaaaaaaataggcaaggaagatgaagacgtAAATTTTATCGAGTAAAAGGATAATACTTCCGAAATGTGTTTGTtgatgaagcaaaaaaaaaaaaaaccgtaGAAGTAAATAATTCCAGGACAGTGAAACTAAATGGTGCATCGAAATGCTTGTTGAACTTGAGTAGATGTAAAACGAGAGTACAGGATCTAAGGTGCACTTTCAACACCTTCATCTTTCTTGCCCTCTCatatctcctttttttttgcaaaaggaGATAAAAAACTACCTCATTCCCCTAAAAAGGTGTTCTAAGACGAGCTAAACATGTCACGGAGACAGGCTACTCGATCGAAGTGGGCTTTAGTTGGTGTTGCATCCTTATCCACCAACACCACATCATGTACACAATCACAGTGGCCTCTCGCTCTCACCCTCTAGCCACTACGTGTCGTGTACCCTCCACGCATAGgtcggacggcggcggcagcaagcaGTCCAGCACGGAAAGAACATCTAGTTATAGCATGGCTATAAAATTGTAGGCTAGCTCTAGCTGCTAGCTGCTAGTAGAAAGCGAGCCCTTGATCCTGCAGCAAAGGGTAGCTGCTGGTGTCCCAGTCCCAACCGCCGTCGACGATGTCATCCACCACGTCGTCGAGGTTCCACAGGCTGCCCCATCCccacgtggcggcggcgccgtcgagcTGGTGATCCCCGCTGGACCCCTCGTCGCTCGCCGTCGCTGAAGCGCTGGCGGTGGCAgcgccggggaggaggccgcaggaggaggaggtgcaggAGGCTATCATGGGGCAGAACTGGAACAGCAGGTCGTCCATGTCCTGCTGCAGCATCCGCAGGTCCTCCTcgtgctgctgcgccgccagcgagacggccggcgacgacgcctcTTCCCTGACGACGGCTTCGTCGTCGTGGTCGTTGCCGGCCTGCctctgctgctggtggtgctgctggtcctgtccctgctgctgcagcagcagctggctcTGCATCTCGCGGCGCTGCTTGAGGaaccgcgcccgcgcgcgctcgATGTTCTTGGACGGCTTGCCCTTCTTGAAATGCGTCCGCcagtagttcttgatctcgttgtccgTCCGCCCCGGCAGGCTGCGCGCGATCGTCGACCATCTGTGCATATGCCAGAGCAGAACGTGATCAGCTATCAGAAAAAAAGTTATAAGATGATCAGCTAATACCCTTCAGAGTTTCAGAAGAGATTGTTACCTGTTTCCCCAGAGGGCGTGCAGCTCGAGTATGACGCTCTCCTCCTGCGGCGTGATCTTGCCTCTCTTGAGGTCAGGCCTCAGGTAGTTCACCCACCGGAGCCTGCAGCTCTTGCCGCTTCGCTTCAGACCTGCATCAAGCCCAGACAGCGTGAGACAACTAGGCAAAACCACTTGACGTGTACGATAGAGCTGAATTATGCATGAACCTCAATTGACTTAGCAAGTTGGCAATCATATATCCTAAATTTACACATGTACTTTCAGGTTTGACTGCATCAACTTGCCGATTAACCTAATGCAACTTGCAGTTTCGAGGTTGGTGATAAAGCTTTCTCTGACAAAGATAAGGAATTTTAACGAGACAATTGAGGAAACATAAGAAGCAAGTGTTCAGTACCGGTCAGCTTGGCGACAGAATTCCACCTCCCTTCGCCATGCTGCCTGACGTACTCGACCAGCAGCTTGTCCTCCTGCGCCGTCCATGGCCCCTTCCTccaccctccctcctctctgccCCATCCAAACTGCCCTTCCATTCTTCCTGCCGTCtcctcttccctctctctccctctctaggCAAGGCGCCTCAAGTCAAGAGAGAAGAACCTGTTAAGTCTTTCACTTCAGCGATCTTAGCTAGTGATCGAGCTAATCAATCTCTAATCCTCCCCGAGCTGTCTCCCCAACGAGGTGTTAGTGAGTGTGTCTCAGTGAGGCGATGCGCGGCAACCGAGTGAGCTACTGCCGCATATATATCCAGCACGGGCTCGCCAGGGGaggccggccgccgcgtcgctgTCGGGGGCATCCCACTGCCACTACGCTCCCCCGATGGTGCCGGGCGGGCGTTGCCGGAAATGCCCCCCCGGCGATCGGTGTCGCGGGTAATTTTGGGAAGCTTTTGCgcgctttcttttcttctcgacGGATATGATGACGGATTACCGACTTACCGTAGGATTTCCTGCCGAAAGCGCGGCCTCGCCGCCTAGAGCTAGCTTAGCACCTCACCTGtgcctttgttgttgtttttttttttcggtGCTGCGTGGAGGAGCCACGACAAGGACAAACCATGTTTCCTTAGCTCGTAGCCAGCGGCCAAACACCGGCAAATCTTAGCTTAGATTTCAACTGTTTTTTTGCTCGCAATCGATGGAGTCGTTGGTCGTGTGAAGTGATGATCTCCATGAATAGTCGGTCCGTGTCGTCATCGGAAAACACAGTCGATTTGGTGGCGTGTCGCGTCTAGTTACTGGTGATCTAGATGTTGAGCAGGACAAGCAGAAATAGTATGTTCCACACCGGCCTAATgtgcttgtgacttgtgacGCGAGATATCTCACGTAAACTTTACTGGAAATCAGTACACAGTTCCGAGGAAATCCTTTGTGAATGCTGACGTCCGGGCGATCCTGAGTGCTTGGCTAAGGACCCATGTAATGCATCTAGTGCATGGTACATGGACGGGTTGACCCGGCCGCCCCCTCTTAGTAGCACAACGCCAAAGGCCGAGCAAGCAAGCACTTGCTAGTAGCTTGGTCGCGATCGAGCCCCATCAGGTGCCCATTGTGCTGGATTCCGGACCCAGCACAGTTGACCTGCCACGTTTCCTTTTGTACAGTGTCGCTCTCGTGCTTTGACAGTTGACTTGGGGCTCCCAGCTTGCGTTATTGCCTACCATACCCATACGACTGTACCGGTCGCTCGTGTTGGTCAAGGTTTCGTTGTTCATGTCGCTCGAGTCTAGTAGACATCAGCCCAGCTTGTCTCTTTTCACGTGATACGTCTAGGGGTGGTAGTGGATCATGACCCTCATGTCTCATTCACAATCTAACTCagccctatctatttttagttcaaaatcatataatattatggtCCGATCTTTATTGAG contains:
- the LOC101767088 gene encoding transcription factor MYB13 encodes the protein MEGQFGWGREEGGWRKGPWTAQEDKLLVEYVRQHGEGRWNSVAKLTGLKRSGKSCRLRWVNYLRPDLKRGKITPQEESVILELHALWGNRWSTIARSLPGRTDNEIKNYWRTHFKKGKPSKNIERARARFLKQRREMQSQLLLQQQGQDQQHHQQQRQAGNDHDDEAVVREEASSPAVSLAAQQHEEDLRMLQQDMDDLLFQFCPMIASCTSSSCGLLPGAATASASATASDEGSSGDHQLDGAAATWGWGSLWNLDDVVDDIVDGGWDWDTSSYPLLQDQGLAFY